Part of the Pyxidicoccus trucidator genome is shown below.
TTGGGAGGAGCCACGCTTCTTGGAAGACGGGCCGGTGACGGACGCGAGGGGGGAGGCGCGCCTCGCGCTGCGTCCGGGCCCAGAACTGTCGGCCTTCATCGACGTCATGGCGGAGGGCTACCTGCTCATGCGTGCTTCGTTGAAACTGGCTCCGGGCGAGCAGCGACGGATGGACGTGAAGCTGCGGAAGCCCGTCGCGATTTCAGGCCGGGTCCTGGATGCTCGCGGACGGCCACTGCCGGGCGCGAGGGTGAGGAGCTCGAGGGGCTACAGCGAGAACGCCTCCGCCGAGAGCGATGCCGAAGGACGCTTCACCGTGACGGGGATTCCCGAGGGAGGGGGCACGTTGAGTGTCATTCTCGGTGAACAGGCTCTTTCACAGACGCGGGTCGTCGCTCCCCAGCGGGACGTCGAGCTGCGAGGGGCCTCCTCGGCGCTGGGCGTGCAGGTCCTCGACCCGCGGGGGCAGCCGCTGCCGGGCGTCCTCGTGAGCCTCCAGGATGCCTCCACGACTGTCGTGCTCTCGTCCCTGATGAAGACCGACGTAGAGGGACGGGTCGAGCAGGCCGTGCTTCCTGTGACGCGCATTCGCGCCACCGTCTTCTGGAATCGCGAGTGCTTCGGGTGGCAGACCTCCGGTGAGGTCTCTCTCGTCGCCGGGCAGCGCCACTCCCTGGTGCTTTCGTTCAAGGGGCTCAGTCTCCGTCCGCCGCTTACCGGCAGGGTCGTGGATACGGCAGGACGCCCGATCGCCGGAGCCAACGTGATGGCCACGCCACTCGCGCATCCCGACCCGGGCAGCGTGAGAGGTTTGCTCTGGTCGCGGGCGCAGCTCGAGGGGAGCGAGACGCGCAGCGACGCCCAGGGGCGCTTCACGCTGAAGGACCTGCGAGCGGGCGCGGTGCGCGTCAGGGCCTGGCATCGGGACGAGCTGTTCCAGGAGCTGCCACCCATGAAGGTGGCTCCCGGACAGGACGAAGTCACCGTGGTCCTGGAGCGCTGGCGCTCGGTCGAGGGGCGGGTGGTGGACCCGGAGGGAAGGCCTGTTCCCTCCTTCTCCGTGAATCACCGCTACTTCAGCGCCACCTCGGGGCAATTCCAGGATGTGCTCGTTCCCGAAGGCCGGTCGACCCTGGCGTTCTGGGCGGAAGGGTTCGCGACGGAGCTCCGCGTCGTCGAGATCTCGGCGGGGAAGCGGGGCCGGATTCGCGAGCCCATCGTCCTGCAGCGCGGGCGCATGGTGAGCGGACGCGTCGTGAAGGAGGACGGCTGCACGCCCATCGCCGGTGCCGTCGTCTCTCTCGACCACGCCGACGCGCCAAGGAGCGGCGTGAGAGACTTCGTGTCGACGTGGACGGATGTGGACGGGCGCTTCCAGCTCGGTTCGCTGAAGAAGGAGCCGCTGTTCCTCCGGGTCGCCAAGCGGGAGGCCTCGTTCTTCTTCCGTGCCCCCATTCCCCTCCTGCGCGTGCCCGTGGGGGCCGCCGAGGATGCGCTGACGGTGCGCTTCACTCCCGAGGTGAACCTCGTCGGTGTGGTGAAGGACAACCAGGGGCGTCCCCTGGGCGAGGCGAGGCTGGACGTGGACTGCGCGCCGTCTCCCATTCAAGTCGACGCCGCGGGGCGCTTCGTGGTGCATGGGTTGGAGGGCGGCCAGCAGTGCTCCCTCCAGGTCGTCACGAAAGACGAGGCCGGGGCTCCGCTGCATTTCTTCTCTCCCCGCCAGGTGGTGCTTCCCGCGCGCGGCACCTTGCGAGTGGAGCTGTCCGCGCGCAGGGGTCCGGCCTCCCTGGCGGTCCAGGTGCCCAGGAGGGCCGTGTGGCTTGGGCTCCTGGAGGGAGAAGTCCCCACGCCGGGGACGTGGAAGCAGTACCTGGAGCTACGAGGCGTCCTTCGCACCGACCCCTGCGAGGACTGCAGGGAGCGCCAACTGCGCGACGGCTCCGGTGCATACACGTTCAGCCAGCTTCCGCTCGGCCGATACACGCTGCTGGTAGGAGAGATGCGGTCCGGGCTCGACGGGATGGCGTTCGTTCGCGTACCCGTGAAGCTCACCGCGGCCGGGCAGACGCGGGTGGAGGTCTCCGCCACCGAGCCGCGACACGTCCTCGATGCGCCCCGTGGCCCGCTGACTCCGCCCGCGCCGCTCCCGGGCAATGGCTGCGGTACTTGAGGACGCTGGCGGGGACGCTGGATGTGAACCTTCCGAGACCACCCCCATGCCTGGGGTGACGACCTTCCCCGTCTTCGCGTCGAAGAGACGGGCGGCCTTGACGGGGCGTGCGCGCGAGCCGGACCGTGGGAGCATTGCTGCCCCAAGCGCGCGGACGTCACTGTCACGTCACGGTCGTGCGCACGCTCCGCAGCCAGTAGCGGCGAACGCTACATCTCGTCCGAATTCGTAACAAAACAGGCTACACCCGTGCGGTCGAGAGTTCCTCTCTACGCAGCGCGTAGTGCCTGATGCAGGGCGTCGCGCCATTGGCGCGACCGGTGCAGGGCGCGCGACCGTCTTCCAATGGTGGAAGCCATCTGTCACCGATGACATGAGGTGCCGAATGCATCACAACTGGACACGGCGGTTCTTCGCGACCGCATTCCTGACCCTCGCGGGTTGCCAGGGCGAGGTGCCCGCTGACGGCAGCGAGTCTTCCCTGGATGCCCAGCCGTCGCAGGTGGAGTCGGGGTGCACCGAGTATTTCAAGGGCATCGAGACCTGCGCCCTGGGCTCGGCGACGGTCGACCGAGGCGTCACGGGCCTCGAGGTCGGCGGGCTCAAGGACTCGAAGTCGGACGGCATCTCCAGCACGTTCGAGGACGCCTCGGGCTGGTCTCACGAGGCCGTGGTGGATGAGCTCGACTCCCTCACGCTGACGGCTCTCGACGGCGACAAGGTCCTCAGCACCCTCGAGCTCACCACGAACTCGGTGTCGGCTGCCGCCCGCGGCGCCGGCGGTATGGGGTTCCAGACGGGCCTCGTCGTGAACTACGACAGCCCATGGGCGCAGTACCAGATCGACTCGTACACCGCGGCCGGTCTCGACTTCTCGGTGCAGAGCTCGGGCTACGTGCCCCTCTACATCCGGTGGAACTGGCCGGGCAACGGGCTGTACTGGCGCCCCACCTACCGCCCGGTCTTCTACGGGGCTCGCAAGGCGAACTCGGCTGACTCCATTGACGGCGCTGTGTGGGGCATTGCCGCCGGGAAGGGTGAGGCCTTCGTGCTGGTGGTGGATGGCAAGGAAGTGGAGTCCACCTACGTCGAGATCACCGTCAAGGGTGCCGCGTCGCCGTACAGCAAGTTCACTGGCATGGCCGTGAAGGGCAGCGCCAAGAGCATCACGGTCGCCTCCGAGTCCGTCGGTCGGAAGTAGTCGCTGAGATGAACCCCGGGCCGGCTCCGCTGAATCCCCGAAGCGGAGCCGCGCCTGATGGCAGGAGCGCGAGGAGGAGGGTGGCTTCGAGCCCGCCAACTCCGTCCGCATCGCGGCCTGCGAGTAGCGCGCCCGCTTCGCCTGAGACTGGATTTATTCGAATTCATTCTGTGCTGGTATGGGCCCGGCTTAGGAAGCCGGTCCCTCCGCCCGCTGGATCCGCCAGGCACCGGTAGCCCCCGCCCTCCCGGACACCGAGGAGGGCCGGAGCGCATTCCGTCAGTGGTGGTAGACCTCGATGCCCGACAGGTTCGCGGTGCCGCCCGAGGTGACCACGTTCAGCGCGCCATCCGTGACGGACACCCCCCACGGCCCCAGCCGCTTCCACTGTCCGGGGGCGCCGCTCACGTAGTCGTCCTGGACGAGGACGCCCTCGGCGCGGATGTCGAACGTCTTCGTCGCGTTGTCCTCCCAGACGTACAGGTACACGTCATAGGTGCCGGAGGGCATCGCGCCCATCGTCACCGCCGCGCTGGTGCTGTAGATGCACGAGCGAATCATCTGCGCGCGGGCCGCGTCCGTGGCGGGTACCAGCGGGATGCTCTGGTCCTCGAAGCGCGTGCCGGAGGTGGTGACGTTGGCCGCGCCGCTGCTGGCCTCCCAGCTCCGCCCGTCGATGGTGAGCGCCGGCCCGCCCAGGTTGATGGCGCGGTACAGCGAGCCCGGCGGCGGCGTGGTGCCAGCGCGCTCCACCACGAGCACCGCGTCCGAGTAGCCCGAGGGCCACGTGAGCGCCCGCGTCCCCGTCCCGGCGAAGGTGCCAATGGGCGTCTTCGCGCCGCCCACGCCCGGGTTCCACCAGGACAGGGTGACGCTGCTCGAGCCCAGGGCCGCGAGGTTGACGACGAGGTCCGAGCGCGTCGTCGGCAGGTACGCGAGCCCGAAGGAGCCATCGCTCGCCGTGGCGGACACGCCGAAGTCCAGCCCGCCGTTGGTGGTGGAGCTGCCGTAGCCGGTGGACAGCAGCTTCACGGTGTTGCCGCTGCGGTGGTCCGGCCGAAGCAGGTGCGTCCGGTAGCCGTTGAGGAACGTGTGGAGCCGCTGGATGTCCGTGGCGGAGGCCGCCCCCAGGCCCGGCTTCCAGGCCGAGTCCATATCCCAGACATTCTCATGGCCATAGGCGAAGCCCACGGCGCCGCTGAGATAGGACCACCACGCCTGCGCGCGCAGCCGGCGACGGTCGAGGATGGGCGTGCCCGTGCGCGCGTCGTAGTACGCCTCCGGCATCACCACCGGCCGCACCGGGGTGCGGTTGTAGTCGGTGAGCACGTTGCTGTGCGTATTCTCCGCCGAGTAGGCGAAGTGCACGGTGTGCCACGCCTGGCTGGCGAAGTACGTCGCGGACGAGGTCCGCCGCTTCGCGTGGTACGACATCAGGTGACGCACGGCCTCGTTGGCGCGGATGGCGTTGGCCATCGCGTTGGTGGCCTCTACGCGGTCGCTCGTGTCCATTCCCGCTGGCACGGCCGCGGCGTCACCCACGGGGTTGTTGTCGCCGCCCAGAATCCAGAAGAGGTGCGGCTTGCCACCGAAGCGCTGGCCCAGGAAGGTGCCGTAGGCGGTGGCCGCGCTGGTCGTCATGTACGGGCGCCAGTCCCGGCCGCCATAGCCGTACCAGGACACCGCCGCCCCCACCTGGATGCCGCGCCTGCCGGCCTCGTCGATGACCCACTCCACATGGTCCCAGTAGTCGTAGCCGCTGGTGTCCGTGGGGTCCGTCGTCGCCACCGGGGAGATGGCCGGCGACGCAGGGTTGCGCCCGTTGAAGGGCTCGTCGCCGTAGAAGTTCTTCGTCCACTGGCTCAGCATCGGCAGCAGCATCACCTGCACGGTGTTGAAGCCCTTCGCCTGGCGGTCATCGAAGTACGCCTTCACGTCCGCCTGGCTCAGCTTGGACGGCAGCGCCCACGGCGTGTCCGCGACGTACCGGAAGGGCGCCCCCGTGGCGGTGACGAGCAAGCGCTGGTCCGCGCTCGCCTTGATGGGGTAGTCCGCCAGCGTCAGCGGTGCCGCTGCGACGGAGGCCTCCTCGCCTCCCGCCGCTGTCTCCTCCAGGTCATCTCCACCACACGCGCCCAGCCCCACGAGGGCCACGGCGCCAAGCCACGCCTGCCAGCACTGCTTCGATGAAGTCACGGTAGGTGTTCCTTTCCGGGAAGGCATGAGAGCGTATGGGATATCCAGAAGGAACTCGCGCGGGGCCGACTCCTGCATCTGGTGCCGCGCTGGCGGGCCGCGCCCCTGCCCATGTATCTGCTCCATCCGCATGCGCGGCTCCACCCGGCGAGGCTGTCCGCCATGAGCACTTTCAACCGAGCACACGTCGCGCGGGGTCGCGTAAGGTGGCGGGTTCCATGATCTCCATTCGCTCCATCGCGCTCTCCTGCATCGTCGTCATTGGCTTCGTGGCTGCTTGCGGCGACTCCACTCCCCCTCCCGTCGACCCCCCCGACGCGTCCGTGCCGTTGAAGTGCGACCCTGGCCTCACGCTGTGCGTCGAAGCCTGCGTGAACACCGAGAGCGACCCCGCTCACTGCGGGGGTTGCGGCAATGCCTGCGCGACCGGCGAGGCCTGTATGGGCAGCGCGTGCATCGCGGTCTGTCAGATTGACGGCCAGCAGGTCACCGACGGGACGGTGAACGCGGCGAATGCGTGCGAGCAGTGCCTGACGACGACTTCGACGACCCAGTGGACGCCGCGCGCGGACGGCACGTCGTGCAGCGCGGGACAGGTCTGCTCGGCCGGAGCGTGCAGCGCGAAGTGCTTCATTGGCGGTGAACTCTTCGCCGAGGGTACGCCGAACCCGGCGAACCCCTGCGAGGTGTGCGTGCCGACGACGTCGACGGCCCAGTGGACGCCGCGCGCGAGCGTTCCGCTGCTGGTCGGCGGCACCGACATCGCGGCGCAAGGCTGGACGACAGTCACTCAGGCGCCGAACACGCTCACCTACGGCGCGGACCACGTCCGCCTCGCGACGTCGACGAACGGAGGCGGACGGACGAGCGGGCAGTTGCTCATCACGCGGGCGAACGCGTTCGACACGACGAAGCCGTTCAAGCTCCAGGTGACGATGCAGGTTGAGTCGGTGAACAACCACAACTCACTCGACAGCGGCGCGGCCATCCTGGGGAGCTTCACCCCGCCGTTCGGCAATTCCACGGATCGTTCGCAGATGCTCTACCTCGACAGCGCGGCGCTTGGCTGGGCGGACGACACGCAGTCCGCGGCGTTCCCGACGACCGACGGCGCGTACCATGTCTACGAGCTCGCGGTGGATGCGGCGAAGGTGGCGACGGTGAGCGTTGACGGCGTCGCGAAGCTCACGCGAAGCAATTTCACGGTGACCGGCACCATCGCCATCGGCGACCAGACCAACGACCCGAACGTCGACGGAGCGGTGCGGATCAAGTCGGTCGAGCGGCTCTGCCCCTGAGCCCGGGACGGACGCAAGCGAATGGAGGCAGCGTTCGCTGAGCAGCGTCACCGAGGGCCGTTGCTCCTTCGAGGATGAAGACAGATATGCACACCGGAGGCACACGCCCTGGCTTCCGGTGAAATCGAGCGGCCCGCCCGGAGGGGCGCTCCCCTGGGGCTCATCCGGGGTGCGGCCAGACGCCCTCGGACGGGGTCTCCGCGAGAGAGGCTGGCGCGGAAGGAACCTTCGTTCCACGCTCCAAGGGGTGACCACCGCTGAGGCTGAGAACCGGGCTTCCGCGCCGCTCCCCCTGAACGGAATGCGTCGGAATGGCCTAGTCCTGCGGCCGGATGGAGTCTGCAGGGCGAGCTGGCTGTGCACTGGGGCCTGACGAGCTGCTTCCCCAGCGCAGCAACCGTCGTCCGCCCCAGACCAGAGAACCACCACCGATTGCGAAGCCGAGGGTCACCACAAGGACCTCGATGTCGGGAGGGTAGTGGGCGAGAGCCAAGACTGCGAAAGCGGAACCACCAAGGAAGGGGCCTATGCCGGCAATCTGAAGCAGCAGGCCCACGGCCTGCCCGGCACGCTTCTTTGGAGGCTGAAGTTCCATCCTTGACGAGCCTAATCCCCCTGCCGGGCGAAGTCCGAAGGATGGTAGCGGAACTTGCAGCGCACCTTCGGCACGGTGAAGGCCCAGCGGATGCGCACGCGCCGACGATTCACGTCCCGCGGCCATGCCATCCCTCTTGCCAAGGTACCCGCGTGAGACGAGCAACACCTTCACCTCCGCCTGGTGGAGCCAGTTGTGGTGGCGGCAGGTCCTCTGGCGCGGCTTCTCGGCCTGCCACGCCCACCACACCCGCCGGGGCATGGGGTCCTGGCGGGGTTGTTCTCGCGACGCTGCTGCACGGCGCCGCCCGGGCCGGGAGGGACTCCCCCACCCTTCCTGCCCGGGCTCTTTCTCCGCACCGCGTAGATGACCGTGTCAGAAGCAGACGGGCACCAGCCCGACGTGTCGGTGGTGTGCTGAAGGAGCGCCTCAGAGAGTCAGGCCGACCAACGGGGCCGAGGCAACATCCTCGACCAGGCTGATCCGCCGTCCCGGGTTCGTCGTCCTTCCGGTCGGCACGCACCTCCAGCCCGACGAGGTGCCCCAGACGTGGGTGATATCACCGTTGTTGTTGGCGACCAGCTGCGGCCAGCCGTTGCCGGCGCGGCCGGCGATCGGCGTCCCGGTCGGCAGGGCCGCCGTGGTCGGTATCCGGTTCCACTTCCCGTTCGCCCCGAAGATGTGGTGCACCCGGCCGTACTCCAGCGACAGGCCCTGCAGGCTGCCGTCCGGCTGGATGACCGCGACCAGGTCGGCGCCGGGCTGCAGGTTCACCCCGGTGTCGCCCTTGTGCCAGCCGGAACCGTCAGCCCAGACATGGAACAGCCGACCGTTGTCGTTGAACAGACCATGAAGGGCGGTCCCGTTGGCCGCCATCGAGAAGGTGCAGTTGCCCGACACGGTCACCGACGACGGGAGCTTCCTCCAACCGTTGCCGTCGAAGGTGTGCCAGAGCCGTCCGCCCTCGAGGGTGAAGATCTGGGCCGATGCATTGGCCGGGGTCCGCAGCACGGTGAGCGGAGCCCCCGGGGCCATCGCCAGGCCGCTGCTCATCGTGGTCCAGCCGTTGCTGTCGGCGTAGACCAGCTTCATCACGCCGTCGACATTCGCCATGGCGCGCGGCGACTGCCCGGCGCCCGGCGAGAACGCCCCGTACGTCGTGTTGCCCGGCAGGACAAGGTTGCTGAGCAGGTGGGCCCAGCCACCCGCGGTGCCGAGATGACCGAGGCGCCGATCCTCCAGCGGCAGACCGCCACCGATGCCGCCGCTGCTGGCGCCGATGTAGTCGAGCGGGTTCACCCGGGTGCCGCCGGAGGTCACCAGGTGCCAGTGCAGGTGAGGACCGGTCGAGGACCCGGAGCCGGGCGCACCGGCGGCACCGCCGGAGTACCCGACGATGTCGCCCTGCTTGACCAGGCGTTCGCCGCCGTTGAAGCCTGACAGGTGGAGGTACTGGCTCCTCATGCCGTTGGCCATCACGAGGGTCGCGGTGTATCCGCCCGTGCCGTTGTTCCAGTCGATAAGGAGTTGCCCCGAGGCGCAGGCCCGGAGCGGCGTGCCAACACCCATCACATAGTCGATGCCGCCCAAGGAGCCGCGGTTGATGTGGTCCCACCACCCATCCGAGGTCGGGTAACCAGCGAACGGGTTGATGATTACCTCGCCGGCGAGGGCGACGCTGGCCAGCGCTCCAGCCCCACCGAAGGCGGCGAAGCCGGCCGCGACGCTGCCGGCACACAGAATGGAGCGCCGGGAGAATCGGCGATGGGGACGGGACTCGGGGGACATCAGGACCTCCA
Proteins encoded:
- a CDS encoding carboxypeptidase-like regulatory domain-containing protein — its product is MPSLRDALKLFVLSWVLVLSWVACAHVSPAASTPEPQGPEPVPKPREAYACTTEVASATVLLRVVDVRGQPIPGARVAPGPPVAWEEPRFLEDGPVTDARGEARLALRPGPELSAFIDVMAEGYLLMRASLKLAPGEQRRMDVKLRKPVAISGRVLDARGRPLPGARVRSSRGYSENASAESDAEGRFTVTGIPEGGGTLSVILGEQALSQTRVVAPQRDVELRGASSALGVQVLDPRGQPLPGVLVSLQDASTTVVLSSLMKTDVEGRVEQAVLPVTRIRATVFWNRECFGWQTSGEVSLVAGQRHSLVLSFKGLSLRPPLTGRVVDTAGRPIAGANVMATPLAHPDPGSVRGLLWSRAQLEGSETRSDAQGRFTLKDLRAGAVRVRAWHRDELFQELPPMKVAPGQDEVTVVLERWRSVEGRVVDPEGRPVPSFSVNHRYFSATSGQFQDVLVPEGRSTLAFWAEGFATELRVVEISAGKRGRIREPIVLQRGRMVSGRVVKEDGCTPIAGAVVSLDHADAPRSGVRDFVSTWTDVDGRFQLGSLKKEPLFLRVAKREASFFFRAPIPLLRVPVGAAEDALTVRFTPEVNLVGVVKDNQGRPLGEARLDVDCAPSPIQVDAAGRFVVHGLEGGQQCSLQVVTKDEAGAPLHFFSPRQVVLPARGTLRVELSARRGPASLAVQVPRRAVWLGLLEGEVPTPGTWKQYLELRGVLRTDPCEDCRERQLRDGSGAYTFSQLPLGRYTLLVGEMRSGLDGMAFVRVPVKLTAAGQTRVEVSATEPRHVLDAPRGPLTPPAPLPGNGCGT
- a CDS encoding DUF4038 domain-containing protein; protein product: MTSSKQCWQAWLGAVALVGLGACGGDDLEETAAGGEEASVAAAPLTLADYPIKASADQRLLVTATGAPFRYVADTPWALPSKLSQADVKAYFDDRQAKGFNTVQVMLLPMLSQWTKNFYGDEPFNGRNPASPAISPVATTDPTDTSGYDYWDHVEWVIDEAGRRGIQVGAAVSWYGYGGRDWRPYMTTSAATAYGTFLGQRFGGKPHLFWILGGDNNPVGDAAAVPAGMDTSDRVEATNAMANAIRANEAVRHLMSYHAKRRTSSATYFASQAWHTVHFAYSAENTHSNVLTDYNRTPVRPVVMPEAYYDARTGTPILDRRRLRAQAWWSYLSGAVGFAYGHENVWDMDSAWKPGLGAASATDIQRLHTFLNGYRTHLLRPDHRSGNTVKLLSTGYGSSTTNGGLDFGVSATASDGSFGLAYLPTTRSDLVVNLAALGSSSVTLSWWNPGVGGAKTPIGTFAGTGTRALTWPSGYSDAVLVVERAGTTPPPGSLYRAINLGGPALTIDGRSWEASSGAANVTTSGTRFEDQSIPLVPATDAARAQMIRSCIYSTSAAVTMGAMPSGTYDVYLYVWEDNATKTFDIRAEGVLVQDDYVSGAPGQWKRLGPWGVSVTDGALNVVTSGGTANLSGIEVYHH
- a CDS encoding M23 family metallopeptidase yields the protein MSPESRPHRRFSRRSILCAGSVAAGFAAFGGAGALASVALAGEVIINPFAGYPTSDGWWDHINRGSLGGIDYVMGVGTPLRACASGQLLIDWNNGTGGYTATLVMANGMRSQYLHLSGFNGGERLVKQGDIVGYSGGAAGAPGSGSSTGPHLHWHLVTSGGTRVNPLDYIGASSGGIGGGLPLEDRRLGHLGTAGGWAHLLSNLVLPGNTTYGAFSPGAGQSPRAMANVDGVMKLVYADSNGWTTMSSGLAMAPGAPLTVLRTPANASAQIFTLEGGRLWHTFDGNGWRKLPSSVTVSGNCTFSMAANGTALHGLFNDNGRLFHVWADGSGWHKGDTGVNLQPGADLVAVIQPDGSLQGLSLEYGRVHHIFGANGKWNRIPTTAALPTGTPIAGRAGNGWPQLVANNNGDITHVWGTSSGWRCVPTGRTTNPGRRISLVEDVASAPLVGLTL